In Marisediminicola antarctica, one DNA window encodes the following:
- the rimM gene encoding ribosome maturation factor RimM (Essential for efficient processing of 16S rRNA) has protein sequence MASECASMWWIPISSQSPTGQTQLRVGRLTKAHGLKGAIKVELYTDDPERRFAPGSVFQLQVPTSSPWHGKNLELIELKWYNSHAVAFFKDVPDRSAAEALIKAILWVNQDLAESPAEDDAWYDHQLVGLAVIRDDVKIGVVSRVDHFPSQDLLLVTTESGAEVLVPFVKAFVPAVDVKTGTVTMTPPPGLFEDLPEEELPDVELPDDVSTTEEDPAPEATV, from the coding sequence ATGGCAAGCGAGTGCGCGTCGATGTGGTGGATACCGATTTCTAGTCAGTCCCCCACGGGCCAGACGCAGCTGCGGGTCGGGCGCCTCACTAAGGCGCACGGACTCAAAGGCGCGATCAAGGTCGAGCTGTACACGGATGACCCGGAGCGAAGGTTCGCTCCGGGGTCCGTGTTCCAGCTGCAGGTGCCTACCTCGTCACCCTGGCACGGGAAGAACCTCGAGCTCATCGAGCTCAAGTGGTACAACAGTCACGCTGTCGCATTCTTCAAGGACGTGCCCGATCGCTCGGCGGCCGAGGCACTCATCAAGGCAATCCTGTGGGTCAATCAGGACCTCGCCGAATCTCCGGCCGAGGATGATGCCTGGTACGACCACCAGCTCGTCGGCCTCGCGGTAATTCGCGATGACGTCAAGATCGGCGTCGTGAGCCGCGTCGACCACTTCCCGTCACAGGATCTGCTCCTCGTCACGACAGAGTCGGGCGCTGAGGTGCTCGTCCCATTCGTGAAGGCGTTCGTTCCCGCCGTCGATGTGAAGACCGGAACGGTGACGATGACCCCGCCACCCGGACTCTTCGAAGACCTGCCCGAGGAGGAGTTGCCCGACGTCGAGCTCCCCGACGACGTGTCGACGACTGAGGAAGATCCGGCTCCCGAGGCGACCGTCTAG
- the rplS gene encoding 50S ribosomal protein L19, translating to MHILDHVDAASLRNDIPEFRAGDTVKVHVNIVEGTRSRIQVFQGVVIGRSGEGVRETFCVRKVSFQVGVERTFPVHSPVIDHIEVVTRGAVRRAKLYYLRDLRGKKAKIKEKR from the coding sequence ATGCACATCCTCGACCACGTCGACGCGGCCTCACTCCGCAACGACATCCCCGAATTCCGCGCCGGTGACACCGTCAAGGTGCACGTCAACATTGTTGAAGGCACGCGTTCGCGCATCCAGGTCTTCCAGGGTGTCGTCATTGGCCGCTCGGGCGAAGGCGTCCGCGAGACCTTCTGTGTGCGCAAGGTCAGCTTCCAGGTCGGCGTCGAGCGCACCTTCCCGGTGCACTCCCCGGTCATCGACCACATCGAGGTCGTCACCCGCGGCGCGGTGCGTCGCGCGAAGCTGTACTACCTGCGCGACCTTCGTGGCAAGAAGGCCAAGATCAAGGAAAAGCGCTAA
- a CDS encoding RNA-binding protein, which translates to MLAGALEHLVKGIVDHPDDVQVVEKNSPRGDVLEVRVHSEDLGRVIGRAGRTAKALRTLVSAIADGKRVRVDVVDTDF; encoded by the coding sequence GTGCTGGCCGGAGCGCTTGAGCACCTAGTCAAGGGGATCGTCGATCACCCTGACGACGTGCAGGTCGTGGAAAAGAACTCCCCGCGCGGCGACGTCCTCGAGGTGCGAGTGCACTCCGAGGACCTCGGTCGTGTCATCGGGCGCGCCGGCCGCACCGCGAAGGCGCTCCGCACTCTCGTCTCGGCGATCGCCGATGGCAAGCGAGTGCGCGTCGATGTGGTGGATACCGATTTCTAG
- the map gene encoding type I methionyl aminopeptidase codes for MIELRTPAEITEMRAAGSFVADVLSELTAASAVGVNLLDLDAIAHRAILARGAESCYIDYHPSFGASPFGKVLCTSVNDAALHGLPHDYNLLDGDLLSLDFAVGVDGWVADSAVTIIVGTPRDEDLRLIEVTQAALDAGIAAAVPGNRIGDISAAIGAVGRAAGFTINTDFGGHGVGRTMHGDPHVPNDGRPGRGFPLRAGLVFAIEPWLMHTSDRVFTDPDGWTLRSMDGSRAAHVEHTVAVTDDGPLILTARG; via the coding sequence ATGATTGAGCTACGAACCCCTGCCGAGATCACCGAGATGCGCGCGGCGGGATCCTTCGTCGCTGACGTGCTCAGCGAGCTGACTGCGGCATCCGCGGTCGGCGTCAACCTCCTCGATCTCGATGCGATCGCCCACCGGGCGATCCTGGCGAGGGGCGCCGAGAGCTGCTACATCGACTACCACCCGTCATTCGGGGCAAGCCCGTTCGGCAAAGTGCTCTGCACTTCGGTCAACGATGCGGCGCTTCACGGTCTGCCCCACGACTACAACCTGCTCGACGGCGACCTTCTGAGCCTCGACTTCGCGGTGGGTGTGGATGGCTGGGTCGCTGATTCCGCCGTGACGATAATTGTCGGCACTCCTCGGGACGAGGATCTGCGCCTCATTGAGGTGACCCAGGCAGCACTCGATGCTGGCATCGCCGCAGCAGTCCCCGGAAACCGGATCGGCGATATTTCGGCGGCGATCGGTGCGGTCGGACGCGCGGCCGGGTTCACGATCAACACTGACTTCGGTGGGCACGGCGTCGGACGCACAATGCACGGCGACCCGCACGTGCCTAATGACGGACGACCGGGTCGCGGGTTTCCCCTGCGCGCGGGTCTCGTGTTCGCGATCGAGCCGTGGCTCATGCACACGAGCGACCGTGTGTTCACGGATCCGGATGGCTGGACGTTGCGCAGCATGGATGGATCCCGAGCCGCTCACGTCGAACATACTGTCGCAGTGACCGACGACGGACCACTCATCCTGACTGCGCGCGGCTGA
- a CDS encoding ribonuclease HII, producing MAVSDPTLEVETGLHAKGHRYVIGCDEVGRGAIAGPVAVGLAVVDLACGPFPLGLRDSKLLSQKRREELAPLTAAWARHSSVGLASALEVDTLGLTAALGLAGKRALTRLHTGGAKIRESIILLDGAFDWLNPALSSSLPLLLQVKADRDCASVAAASVVAKVFRDRIMIDADATTPGYEWAGNKGYGSAGHFAAIAALGATAMHRHTWLKQQPEIDE from the coding sequence ATGGCAGTGTCTGATCCGACCCTCGAGGTCGAGACCGGCCTCCACGCGAAGGGCCACCGCTACGTCATCGGCTGCGACGAGGTTGGTCGGGGGGCGATTGCCGGCCCCGTCGCCGTCGGTCTCGCCGTCGTTGACCTCGCCTGCGGACCGTTCCCGCTCGGCCTTCGTGACTCGAAGCTGCTCAGCCAGAAGCGGCGTGAGGAACTCGCGCCGCTCACGGCGGCGTGGGCACGGCATTCCTCGGTCGGCCTCGCGTCGGCGCTCGAGGTCGACACCCTCGGACTCACCGCAGCCCTGGGACTCGCCGGCAAGCGGGCGCTAACCCGGCTGCACACTGGCGGCGCGAAGATTCGCGAGTCGATCATCCTGCTCGACGGCGCGTTCGACTGGCTCAACCCGGCCCTGTCGAGCAGCCTCCCGCTACTGCTGCAGGTGAAGGCAGACCGCGACTGCGCGTCGGTCGCCGCAGCATCCGTCGTCGCCAAGGTCTTCCGCGACCGAATCATGATCGACGCGGATGCGACGACGCCCGGATACGAGTGGGCCGGCAACAAGGGGTACGGGTCGGCAGGCCATTTCGCCGCGATCGCCGCGCTCGGCGCGACCGCGATGCACCGGCACACCTGGCTGAAGCAGCAGCCTGAGATCGACGAGTAG
- a CDS encoding GMC family oxidoreductase, with amino-acid sequence MTSTEFDYVVIGGGSAGAAVAARLSEDPAVQVALIEAGPDDRGLDAILRLDRWMELLESGYDWDYPIEPQAHGNSFMRHARARVMGGCSSHNSCIAFWAPAEDLDDWATKHGAVGWDAASCFPLYQRLETNEDQDEHHGHDGPVHLMNIPAKDPSGIALLDACEQAGIPRTRFNSGHTVVNGASFFQINRQADGTRASSSVSYIHPIADRANFTLLTETRARELRFDENNRCVGVDVVDSGFGKTTTITARIEVILSAGAIDSPKLLMLSGIGPAEQLRQHGIPVRVDAPGVGENLQDHPEGVIQWEAKQPMPTTSTQWWEIGIFTTTEDGLDRPDLMFHYGSVPFDMHTARQGYPTTENGFCLTPNVTHARSRGTVTLRSRDYRDKPKVDPRYFTDPHDMRVMIAGIRKAREIVGQSAMSEWAGQELYPGVEVQTDEQIAAYITATHNTVYHPAGTVRMGAADDAMSPLDPQLRVKGVTGLRVADASVMPQLTTVNPNITTMMIGERCADLVAADHRVAAGVR; translated from the coding sequence GTGACTTCGACCGAGTTCGACTACGTCGTGATCGGCGGCGGTTCAGCGGGCGCCGCTGTCGCCGCGCGGCTCAGCGAGGACCCTGCCGTGCAGGTTGCCCTCATCGAGGCGGGTCCCGACGATCGCGGCCTCGACGCCATCCTGCGCCTCGACCGGTGGATGGAACTGCTCGAATCCGGCTACGACTGGGACTACCCGATCGAGCCGCAGGCTCACGGCAACTCGTTCATGCGCCACGCCCGCGCACGGGTGATGGGCGGATGCTCGAGTCACAACTCCTGCATCGCATTCTGGGCGCCGGCGGAGGACCTCGACGATTGGGCCACGAAGCACGGGGCCGTCGGGTGGGACGCGGCAAGCTGCTTCCCGTTGTACCAGCGACTCGAGACCAACGAAGACCAGGATGAGCACCACGGCCACGACGGACCGGTGCACTTAATGAACATCCCCGCGAAGGATCCGTCCGGCATCGCCCTGCTCGACGCATGCGAGCAGGCGGGCATCCCGCGCACCCGGTTCAACTCGGGGCACACCGTGGTCAACGGCGCGAGCTTCTTCCAGATCAACCGACAGGCCGACGGCACGCGCGCCTCATCATCGGTCTCGTACATCCACCCGATCGCGGACCGGGCGAATTTCACCCTGCTCACCGAGACGCGCGCGCGGGAGTTGCGATTCGACGAGAACAACCGGTGCGTCGGCGTCGACGTCGTCGACTCGGGGTTCGGCAAGACCACCACCATCACGGCGCGCATCGAGGTCATTCTCTCTGCCGGCGCGATCGACTCGCCCAAGCTACTGATGCTCTCGGGCATCGGGCCGGCGGAGCAGCTGCGCCAGCACGGCATCCCGGTCCGCGTGGACGCCCCCGGAGTCGGCGAGAACCTGCAGGACCACCCGGAGGGTGTCATCCAGTGGGAGGCCAAGCAGCCGATGCCGACGACCTCAACCCAGTGGTGGGAGATCGGGATCTTCACAACCACCGAGGACGGCCTCGATCGCCCGGACCTCATGTTCCACTACGGCAGCGTGCCGTTCGACATGCACACGGCTCGCCAGGGCTATCCGACGACCGAGAACGGCTTCTGCCTGACCCCGAACGTCACTCACGCCCGCTCGCGCGGAACGGTCACGCTGCGCAGCAGGGACTACCGCGACAAGCCCAAGGTCGACCCGCGCTACTTCACCGACCCGCACGACATGCGGGTGATGATCGCCGGCATCCGCAAGGCGCGCGAGATCGTCGGACAGAGCGCGATGTCCGAATGGGCGGGGCAGGAGCTCTACCCCGGCGTCGAGGTGCAGACCGACGAGCAGATCGCCGCGTACATCACGGCGACCCACAACACCGTCTACCACCCCGCTGGGACCGTGCGGATGGGAGCGGCCGACGACGCGATGTCTCCACTCGACCCGCAGCTGCGAGTCAAGGGTGTGACGGGGCTGCGCGTCGCCGACGCCTCGGTGATGCCGCAGCTCACCACAGTGAACCCCAACATCACGACGATGATGATCGGCGAGCGGTGCGCGGATCTCGTTGCGGCCGACCACCGTGTCGCCGCGGGGGTGCGTTAG
- the lepB gene encoding signal peptidase I: MEQTDPSPRPPRTAQDRNRRSRSIKLFVRDIVIIFVAAIVISVGIKTFLIRSFYIPSSSMTNTLQVNDRIIVNQLVPDVVPLQRGDVVVFRDPGGWLPPQEQTDVNPVVGGIAWFLTTIGLSASDSNDHLIKRVVGLPGDTVMCCNPVGQMEVNGAPLDEPYLNLPEGVSKVSGDDFSQVVPEGSLWVMGDNRYSSKDSRYNTETPGGGFVPIDNLVGRAFVITWPSVHWSWIDNYPDTFRGVGVEPD; the protein is encoded by the coding sequence ATGGAACAAACAGATCCTTCGCCGCGCCCCCCGCGCACGGCACAGGACCGCAATCGACGATCGCGCAGCATCAAGCTGTTCGTCCGCGACATCGTCATCATTTTCGTCGCCGCGATCGTGATCTCTGTTGGCATCAAGACCTTCCTGATCCGCTCCTTCTACATCCCCTCTAGCTCGATGACGAACACGCTGCAGGTCAACGACCGCATCATCGTCAACCAGCTCGTGCCGGATGTCGTCCCGCTGCAGCGGGGTGACGTGGTTGTGTTTCGTGACCCGGGTGGGTGGCTTCCGCCGCAGGAGCAGACGGACGTGAACCCTGTCGTCGGGGGCATCGCCTGGTTCCTCACCACGATCGGGTTGAGCGCCTCCGACAGCAACGACCACCTCATCAAGCGAGTGGTTGGACTCCCCGGCGACACCGTCATGTGTTGCAACCCGGTCGGTCAGATGGAGGTCAACGGAGCACCGCTCGACGAGCCCTATCTCAACCTGCCCGAGGGCGTGTCGAAAGTGTCGGGGGACGACTTCTCGCAGGTTGTTCCCGAGGGATCGCTCTGGGTGATGGGTGACAACCGTTACAGCTCTAAGGACTCCCGCTACAACACCGAGACGCCAGGCGGCGGCTTCGTGCCGATCGACAACCTCGTCGGCCGCGCCTTTGTGATCACCTGGCCGTCGGTGCACTGGTCTTGGATTGACAACTACCCCGACACGTTCCGCGGCGTCGGGGTCGAACCGGACTAG
- the rpsP gene encoding 30S ribosomal protein S16, with the protein MAVKIRLKRMGKIRAPYYRIVVADSRTKRDGRAIEEIGIYHPTQEPSVIEVKSDRVQYWLGVGAQPTEQVAALLKLTGDWGRFKGDKDAVSTVKVAEPKAVFQVDEKKKAVLKPKAEAPAPAPKVEEAPVAEASDEAAAPEADAAASVDADKA; encoded by the coding sequence GTGGCTGTAAAGATTCGTTTGAAGCGCATGGGCAAGATCCGCGCTCCTTACTACCGTATCGTCGTCGCCGATTCGCGCACCAAGCGCGACGGCCGTGCCATCGAAGAGATCGGCATCTACCACCCCACGCAGGAGCCCTCGGTCATCGAGGTCAAGTCCGACCGTGTGCAGTACTGGCTCGGCGTTGGCGCCCAGCCGACCGAGCAGGTCGCCGCGCTGCTGAAGCTCACCGGTGACTGGGGCCGCTTCAAGGGCGACAAGGATGCCGTGAGCACCGTCAAGGTCGCCGAGCCGAAGGCTGTCTTCCAGGTCGACGAGAAGAAGAAGGCGGTGCTCAAGCCCAAGGCCGAAGCCCCCGCCCCCGCCCCGAAGGTAGAAGAAGCGCCCGTCGCCGAGGCTTCCGACGAGGCCGCCGCACCCGAGGCTGACGCTGCAGCGTCGGTCGACGCCGACAAGGCGTAG
- a CDS encoding glutamate--cysteine ligase has product MRIDFAKSERSTLGIEWELALVDHASGELAPAAPEILGAVELPDGLDNPHITAELLTNTVEIVTGVHRTVADGVADLMRTIDAVREVADPMGVELMCAGTHPFSQWFMQQVTDKERYQTLIDRTQWWGRQMMIWGVHVHVGIEDRDKIMPIMNGLLRWLPHFQSLSASSPFFAGEATGYASSRAMLFQQLPTAGLPPQFGAWANYEGMVDDMLHVGVIDHYNELRWDIRPSARWGTLEMRVSDGLATTQEVGAIAALTQCLVEELSTAIDRGEEIATMPSWFVRENKWRAARYGLDAIVIQDAAGNELPVRDDLRDMVVRLEPIAARLGCLDELAGITSILEKGASYQRQLRVAEATGGSLKAVVASLVKELRDGLR; this is encoded by the coding sequence GTGCGGATCGACTTCGCGAAGTCCGAGCGCTCGACGCTCGGCATCGAGTGGGAACTCGCTCTCGTCGACCACGCGAGCGGCGAGCTCGCACCGGCTGCACCCGAGATCCTCGGCGCGGTCGAGCTGCCCGACGGCCTCGACAACCCGCACATCACCGCCGAGCTGCTCACCAACACGGTCGAGATCGTAACGGGGGTGCACCGCACCGTCGCCGACGGGGTGGCCGACCTGATGCGGACGATCGATGCCGTGCGGGAGGTCGCCGACCCGATGGGGGTCGAGCTCATGTGCGCCGGAACCCACCCATTCAGCCAGTGGTTCATGCAGCAGGTCACCGACAAGGAGCGCTACCAGACCCTCATCGACCGCACCCAGTGGTGGGGGCGGCAGATGATGATCTGGGGGGTCCACGTGCACGTCGGCATCGAGGACCGCGACAAGATCATGCCGATCATGAACGGCCTGCTGAGGTGGTTGCCGCACTTCCAGTCCCTGTCGGCGTCAAGCCCGTTCTTCGCCGGCGAGGCGACCGGCTACGCGTCGAGCCGGGCGATGCTCTTCCAGCAGTTGCCGACCGCCGGGCTGCCGCCTCAGTTCGGGGCCTGGGCAAACTACGAGGGCATGGTCGACGACATGCTCCACGTCGGGGTCATCGACCACTACAACGAGCTTCGCTGGGACATCCGTCCCTCCGCCCGCTGGGGAACGCTCGAGATGCGGGTCTCCGACGGCCTCGCAACCACGCAGGAGGTGGGCGCGATCGCGGCCCTGACCCAGTGCCTGGTCGAGGAGCTCTCGACGGCGATCGACCGCGGCGAGGAGATCGCGACGATGCCCTCGTGGTTCGTGCGCGAGAACAAGTGGCGTGCCGCGCGCTACGGGCTGGATGCGATCGTGATTCAGGATGCCGCGGGCAACGAGCTTCCGGTGAGGGACGACCTGCGTGACATGGTCGTGCGCCTCGAACCGATCGCCGCGCGGCTTGGCTGCCTCGACGAGCTTGCAGGCATCACCTCAATCCTCGAGAAGGGGGCGAGCTACCAGCGGCAGCTGCGCGTGGCGGAGGCGACCGGTGGTTCGCTCAAGGCCGTGGTGGCGTCCCTCGTGAAGGAGTTGCGCGACGGCCTCCGCTAG
- a CDS encoding DMT family transporter — MTLRAPVPPVRPVGGIPPLVLLAILVTIVAWASAFIVIRGVGPHFSGGGLALARLLVGSLLLGLLLIGRRWVAPTRREWMLITGFGVAWFGVYNIALNIAEQTLDAGTTAMIVNIGPVLIALGAGLFLGEGISRWLAIGAGVAFSGVLMIGLGSGGGSLGDGSGVLWCLAAAVTYAIGVLLQKPALRRLPAAQVTWLGCTIGAVACLPFVGQLAADVRDAPASAVAGAVYLGAVPTALAFSTWAYALSRMPAGQLGISTYVVPPLVIVLGFLVFAEVPTVPAIVGGGVCLAGVGLSRRRSRVR; from the coding sequence GTGACCCTCCGAGCGCCCGTGCCGCCCGTCCGACCCGTCGGCGGAATTCCCCCGCTTGTGCTCCTCGCCATCCTCGTCACGATCGTTGCCTGGGCGAGCGCGTTCATCGTCATTCGCGGCGTCGGCCCGCATTTCTCGGGCGGGGGGCTTGCGCTTGCGCGGCTGCTTGTCGGGTCGCTGTTGCTCGGCCTCCTGCTCATCGGCCGCCGCTGGGTCGCGCCGACCCGCAGGGAGTGGATGCTGATCACCGGGTTCGGCGTTGCCTGGTTCGGGGTCTACAACATCGCACTCAACATCGCCGAGCAGACCCTCGACGCGGGGACGACCGCGATGATCGTCAACATCGGCCCGGTGCTCATCGCCCTCGGAGCCGGACTGTTCCTCGGGGAGGGCATCAGCAGGTGGCTCGCGATCGGCGCCGGCGTCGCGTTTTCCGGGGTGCTCATGATCGGCTTGGGCTCGGGCGGCGGAAGCCTCGGCGACGGGTCGGGGGTGCTCTGGTGCCTGGCCGCGGCGGTCACCTACGCAATCGGTGTTCTATTGCAGAAGCCCGCCCTCCGGCGGCTCCCCGCAGCCCAGGTCACCTGGCTCGGCTGCACGATCGGTGCGGTCGCGTGCCTGCCGTTCGTAGGGCAGCTTGCGGCCGACGTGCGCGACGCTCCAGCATCCGCAGTCGCAGGCGCGGTCTATCTCGGGGCCGTGCCCACCGCGCTCGCGTTCAGCACCTGGGCTTATGCCCTCTCGCGCATGCCGGCGGGCCAGCTCGGCATCTCGACCTACGTTGTTCCGCCGCTCGTCATCGTGCTCGGGTTCCTCGTGTTCGCGGAGGTGCCGACCGTGCCCGCGATCGTCGGCGGAGGAGTGTGCCTCGCCGGGGTCGGCCTGTCGCGCCGCCGCTCACGCGTGCGCTGA
- the trmD gene encoding tRNA (guanosine(37)-N1)-methyltransferase TrmD — protein sequence MRIDIVTIFPEFFSVLDVSLLGKARQAGRIGLGVHDLRDYAYDRHRTVDDTPYGGGAGMVMRPEPWGDAVDSILYASEARGVTEPVIIFPSPAGELFTQAMAQEFATERQLIFGCGRYEGIDQRVVDYASTRARVRLVSMGDYVLNGGEIATMAMIEAIGRLIPGVVGNPASLVEESHSDGLLEYPSYTKPAAWRGLEVPPVLLSGNHGAIAAWRREQQLERTRRVRPDLLPPAV from the coding sequence ATGCGCATCGACATCGTGACGATCTTCCCGGAGTTCTTCTCGGTGCTCGACGTGTCCCTGCTCGGCAAGGCCAGACAGGCCGGACGCATCGGGCTGGGCGTGCACGACCTGCGCGACTATGCCTACGACCGCCACCGCACCGTCGACGACACACCGTACGGCGGGGGAGCGGGCATGGTCATGCGGCCGGAGCCCTGGGGCGACGCGGTCGACAGCATCCTCTACGCCAGCGAGGCACGGGGCGTCACCGAACCCGTCATCATCTTCCCATCGCCGGCGGGAGAGCTGTTCACGCAGGCTATGGCACAGGAGTTCGCGACCGAACGCCAGCTGATCTTCGGGTGCGGGCGGTATGAGGGCATCGACCAGCGCGTCGTCGACTACGCGTCCACGCGCGCGCGGGTGCGCTTGGTGAGCATGGGTGACTATGTGCTCAACGGCGGCGAGATCGCAACGATGGCGATGATCGAGGCGATCGGCCGTCTCATCCCCGGTGTCGTCGGCAACCCCGCGAGCCTCGTCGAGGAGAGCCACTCCGACGGGCTGCTCGAGTATCCGAGCTACACCAAGCCAGCCGCCTGGCGTGGCCTCGAGGTGCCCCCGGTGTTGCTGAGCGGTAACCACGGCGCGATCGCGGCGTGGCGCCGCGAGCAGCAACTCGAGCGCACCCGTCGGGTGCGCCCGGACCTGCTTCCGCCTGCCGTTTAG
- a CDS encoding HNH endonuclease signature motif containing protein, protein MLGADEVQRLARRLRDELDSEGIRRREKEQYDLRAVRKWRTADGMHHGIWHLHPEDGALLDSALSTILSPRRGGPRFIDPEEKAKAQKLVEDPRTDEQILADALIGMIRIATDADPGTMFGSRRPAVRLIITKKDLTTNTTPTTGTSTDASTGTGFIAATRVSTPTSTSTGTGVATETGTNAGTSTSTSTASVPGDRTPDVDPLALPASPAPTPQPSQSLQPLPPQPPPPPVLPLLPGISADHGWIEGTLDPISIETIQRNLCDTGHIPVLFDDDGQCLNVGHTKRHFTARQRIALATRDGGCMFPSCDRPPSWCEAHHIKHWDRDNGPTNIDNGILLCRRHHLLLHDNHWEIINTNNNYWLQPPTTIDPTQTLIPLPSKTPTITTITRKKAS, encoded by the coding sequence GTGCTGGGTGCGGACGAGGTGCAACGCCTCGCCCGGCGGTTGCGGGACGAGCTCGACAGCGAGGGCATCCGCCGGCGGGAGAAGGAGCAGTACGACCTGCGCGCAGTGCGGAAATGGCGCACCGCCGACGGCATGCACCACGGCATCTGGCACCTGCACCCCGAAGACGGCGCCCTGCTCGACTCGGCCCTGTCCACGATCCTGTCCCCGCGACGCGGCGGACCCCGATTCATCGATCCGGAAGAGAAAGCCAAAGCCCAGAAACTGGTCGAGGACCCCCGCACCGACGAGCAGATCCTCGCCGACGCCCTGATCGGCATGATCCGCATCGCCACCGACGCCGACCCCGGCACCATGTTCGGCTCCCGCCGCCCCGCCGTCCGACTCATCATCACCAAAAAAGACCTCACCACCAACACCACACCCACCACTGGCACAAGCACCGACGCGAGCACCGGCACCGGCTTCATCGCCGCCACCCGCGTCAGCACGCCGACCAGCACCAGCACCGGCACCGGAGTGGCGACCGAAACCGGCACCAATGCCGGCACCAGCACCAGCACCAGCACCGCGAGCGTCCCCGGCGACCGCACCCCAGACGTCGACCCGCTCGCGCTCCCAGCATCGCCGGCCCCCACGCCACAGCCATCTCAATCCCTGCAACCACTCCCACCCCAGCCACCCCCGCCACCGGTGCTGCCGCTGCTGCCCGGGATCAGCGCCGACCACGGATGGATCGAGGGAACCCTCGACCCGATCTCAATCGAGACCATCCAGCGCAACCTCTGCGACACCGGACACATCCCCGTCCTCTTCGACGACGACGGCCAATGCCTCAACGTCGGCCACACCAAACGCCACTTCACCGCCCGCCAACGCATCGCCCTCGCCACCCGCGACGGAGGCTGCATGTTCCCCTCCTGCGACCGACCCCCCTCCTGGTGCGAAGCCCACCACATCAAACACTGGGACAGAGACAACGGACCCACCAACATCGACAACGGAATCCTCCTCTGCCGCAGACACCACCTCCTCCTCCACGACAACCACTGGGAAATCATCAACACCAACAACAACTACTGGCTCCAACCACCCACAACCATCGACCCCACCCAAACCCTCATCCCACTCCCCAGCAAAACACCCACCATCACCACCATCACCAGAAAAAAAGCCAGCTGA